From Roseburia hominis, the proteins below share one genomic window:
- a CDS encoding DUF5058 family protein, whose translation MDVMQIANGLPMWIACGIPVVFVVIQAVLFAKGAYSAGKKVGLSDEKMKKAMKSSAVTSIGPSIVVLSGMLSLLVTVGGPVGWMRLSMIGSVMFESIAAGLGTSAVGVTLGTDAMTGEALGMAVWTMILCSIGWVLFSTFAANKMDKIEHKLSKGNAGTLTTIASAAIIGVFSAMCASHLSKPFYSMLQKADAAAMSSSWHNLMACILGAVIMFILTQIANKKNIGWLKEWSLTITILGAMIITALI comes from the coding sequence ATGGATGTAATGCAGATCGCAAATGGATTGCCTATGTGGATCGCCTGTGGAATTCCGGTAGTGTTCGTAGTGATTCAGGCGGTTCTTTTTGCAAAGGGGGCGTATAGCGCCGGAAAGAAAGTGGGACTTTCTGATGAGAAGATGAAGAAGGCGATGAAGAGCAGTGCTGTTACTTCGATCGGACCATCTATCGTGGTGCTTAGCGGTATGCTTTCTTTATTGGTAACGGTAGGAGGACCGGTGGGCTGGATGCGTCTTTCCATGATCGGTTCCGTTATGTTTGAGTCCATCGCGGCAGGTCTTGGTACTTCTGCGGTAGGCGTGACACTGGGGACAGATGCAATGACGGGCGAAGCGCTTGGCATGGCAGTCTGGACTATGATATTATGTTCCATAGGCTGGGTGCTGTTCTCTACATTTGCAGCAAATAAGATGGACAAGATCGAGCATAAGCTTTCCAAGGGAAATGCGGGTACGCTGACAACGATCGCCTCTGCGGCAATTATCGGTGTATTTTCCGCTATGTGTGCAAGCCACCTGTCCAAGCCATTCTATTCCATGTTACAGAAAGCCGATGCGGCAGCGATGTCATCTTCATGGCATAACCTGATGGCATGTATCTTAGGCGCCGTGATCATGTTCATTCTGACTCAGATTGCGAATAAGAAAAATATCGGCTGGCTGAAAGAATGGTCACTTACCATTACGATTCTTGGCGCGATGATTATCACAGCGCTTATATAA
- a CDS encoding DnaJ C-terminal domain-containing protein, producing MKRDYYETLGIDRNADEGAIKKAYRKLAKKYHPDMNAGNPEAETKFKEVTEAYNVLSDKEKRKLYDQFGHGAFEGAADPSGFRGNPNAGYQEFHFEGGDMKDIFENFFGHGFQGSSGYGTYHGSGFYGQDFGSENFGGSGFGGQGFHRQGFGGGTLRRKGQDITAKVQVSFDEAAFGCDKVIRFEDGKGAGQALKVHIPAGIDSGKKVRLKGKGQPGPNGGEAGDLLLEVTVKGKTGYERKGMDVYTTASIPFVTAVLGGEVIVPTLYGNVSCKIREGTQSGSKIRLRGKGIVSMKDSSVRGDQYVTIQIQVPRDLSTKAKQKLKEFAAA from the coding sequence ATGAAAAGAGATTATTATGAAACATTGGGAATTGACAGGAATGCAGACGAAGGGGCAATCAAAAAAGCATACCGGAAGCTGGCTAAAAAATATCACCCGGACATGAATGCTGGCAATCCTGAGGCAGAGACAAAGTTTAAAGAAGTAACGGAAGCCTATAATGTTCTGAGTGATAAGGAGAAGAGAAAGTTGTACGATCAGTTTGGCCATGGTGCGTTTGAAGGAGCAGCAGATCCATCTGGTTTTCGAGGGAATCCCAATGCGGGTTATCAGGAATTTCATTTTGAAGGCGGCGATATGAAGGATATTTTTGAAAACTTCTTCGGACATGGATTTCAGGGGAGTTCTGGTTATGGGACCTATCATGGCAGCGGATTCTATGGTCAGGACTTTGGCAGTGAAAATTTTGGCGGATCCGGGTTTGGCGGGCAAGGCTTCCATAGACAGGGCTTTGGAGGGGGAACACTGCGCAGGAAAGGGCAGGATATTACCGCAAAGGTACAGGTCAGCTTTGACGAGGCGGCATTTGGCTGTGATAAAGTGATTCGGTTTGAAGACGGAAAGGGCGCCGGGCAGGCTCTTAAGGTGCACATACCGGCCGGGATTGACTCGGGGAAGAAGGTTCGACTGAAAGGGAAGGGACAGCCGGGCCCTAATGGAGGGGAAGCGGGCGATCTTTTGCTGGAAGTCACGGTAAAAGGAAAAACAGGGTATGAGCGGAAGGGCATGGACGTCTATACGACGGCCAGTATTCCTTTTGTTACGGCCGTGCTGGGCGGTGAGGTAATCGTGCCGACGCTTTATGGAAATGTCAGCTGCAAGATCCGGGAGGGGACACAGTCCGGAAGTAAGATCCGGCTGCGTGGGAAAGGAATTGTATCGATGAAGGATTCCTCTGTGCGGGGAGATCAGTATGTGACGATTCAAATCCAGGTTCCCAGAGATTTAAGTACAAAGGCTAAACAAAAATTAAAAGAATTTGCGGCAGCGTGA
- a CDS encoding Hsp20/alpha crystallin family protein yields the protein MMMPSIFGENLFDNAWMDFPFEREFFGQKNPLYGKHEKNLMKTDVREKEGSYELDVDLPGFKKEELKLRLDNGYLTISAAKSLDKDEKNEKGKYIRQERYAGSMSRSFYIGENVTEEEIHAKFEDGILRLSIPKKDAKAVEEKKYITIEG from the coding sequence ATGATGATGCCTAGTATTTTTGGAGAGAACTTGTTTGACAATGCGTGGATGGATTTCCCGTTTGAGAGAGAATTCTTTGGACAGAAGAATCCACTGTACGGTAAACATGAGAAGAACCTGATGAAGACGGATGTCAGGGAGAAGGAAGGCAGCTATGAACTGGATGTGGATCTGCCGGGGTTTAAGAAAGAGGAGTTAAAGCTCCGCCTGGACAATGGATATCTGACGATTTCAGCAGCAAAGAGTCTGGATAAGGACGAGAAGAACGAGAAAGGCAAATATATCCGCCAGGAGCGTTATGCAGGTTCTATGAGCAGGAGCTTTTATATCGGCGAGAATGTAACAGAAGAAGAGATTCATGCAAAGTTTGAAGATGGTATCCTGAGACTGAGTATTCCGAAGAAAGATGCAAAAGCGGTGGAAGAGAAGAAATATATTACCATCGAAGGATAA
- a CDS encoding YitT family protein, whose amino-acid sequence MRDKKWFLELQKIVTIFAGCTLLAVAFNMIYAPCEIVTGGVSGLGIVIKSMTRNIYPGGIPLWISTLALNVPIYLAGLLLRGKKFVINTLMGTLLLSLALYLVPTIDIVQGDKMLACIFGAVIGGTGAALVLMTMSSTGGTDMLGVALSKFYHGRNVSEIIGLLDGIVVLVGAMVFGLYSTMYAILSVFIYSKVCDLVLTGQRDGKMFYIISKENEAIAQEILEMERGVTRMKIQGVYTGESCSMLMCVVYRKEIVPIKKVIRKHDPKAFVIISDVRDVRGEGFIEDILDSQ is encoded by the coding sequence ATGAGAGACAAGAAATGGTTTTTAGAATTGCAGAAAATCGTCACCATATTTGCAGGTTGTACGCTTTTAGCGGTGGCCTTCAACATGATTTACGCCCCGTGTGAGATCGTAACGGGAGGCGTCAGCGGTCTGGGCATTGTAATCAAAAGCATGACCCGGAATATTTACCCCGGTGGTATTCCGCTGTGGATCTCCACCCTGGCACTGAATGTCCCGATCTATCTTGCCGGACTTTTGCTTCGCGGTAAGAAATTTGTGATAAATACGCTTATGGGAACACTGCTTTTATCCCTGGCTCTGTACCTTGTCCCCACGATCGACATCGTTCAGGGTGACAAGATGCTCGCCTGCATTTTCGGCGCGGTCATTGGCGGAACCGGCGCCGCACTGGTTCTTATGACCATGTCCTCCACGGGAGGAACCGATATGCTCGGCGTCGCACTCTCCAAATTCTACCATGGGCGAAATGTCTCCGAGATCATCGGCCTTCTGGACGGAATCGTTGTTTTGGTCGGCGCAATGGTATTTGGACTTTACTCCACGATGTACGCGATCCTATCCGTATTTATCTATTCAAAAGTATGCGATCTGGTGCTGACCGGACAGCGCGATGGCAAAATGTTCTATATCATTTCCAAGGAAAATGAAGCGATCGCGCAGGAGATTCTGGAAATGGAACGCGGAGTAACGCGAATGAAGATTCAGGGCGTGTATACCGGGGAATCCTGCAGTATGCTGATGTGTGTGGTATACCGCAAAGAGATTGTACCAATCAAAAAAGTAATACGGAAGCATGACCCGAAAGCATTCGTGATCATCAGCGATGTGCGGGACGTGCGCGGGGAAGGATTTATCGAAGATATTCTGGATTCTCAATAA
- a CDS encoding DUF1667 domain-containing protein has protein sequence MSKIELTCIGCPMGCPVVVETDENGGIVGVTGNTCKRGDDYARKEVTNPTRIVTSTVKVEGGSLDMVSVKTKSDIPKGKIFECVEGLKGVCVKAPVHIGDVIVADIAGTGVDVIATKEITCK, from the coding sequence ATGAGTAAAATAGAATTAACCTGTATCGGCTGTCCGATGGGCTGCCCGGTGGTCGTAGAAACAGATGAGAACGGCGGCATCGTAGGCGTGACCGGAAATACCTGCAAGCGTGGAGACGATTACGCCAGAAAAGAAGTGACCAATCCGACAAGAATCGTGACCTCTACGGTCAAGGTGGAGGGCGGCAGCCTGGATATGGTATCCGTTAAGACAAAGTCCGATATCCCGAAAGGGAAGATTTTCGAGTGCGTGGAAGGACTTAAGGGCGTCTGTGTGAAAGCTCCGGTGCATATCGGGGACGTGATCGTGGCAGATATCGCAGGAACGGGCGTTGATGTGATCGCAACGAAGGAGATTACCTGCAAATAG
- a CDS encoding FAD-dependent oxidoreductase, producing the protein MRKSYDLVIVGGGPAGLAAAEAARKNGVENMIILERDKELGGILNQCIHNGFGLHTFKEELTGPEYAQRFIDRVKELGIEYKLHTMVMDISEEKVVTAMNREEGMFEIQAKSVILAMGCRERPRGALNIPGYRPAGIYSAGTAQRLVNMEGFMPGREVVILGSGDIGLIMARRMTLEGAKVKVVAELMPYSGGLKRNIVQCLNDFGIPLKLSHTVVDIDGKERVKGITLAEVDNKGKPIPGTEEYYSCDTLLLSVGLLPENELSKDAGVELSPVTNGPVVNESLETNIPGVFACGNVLHVHDLVDFVSEEAAAAGKNAARYIKGEIGESDEKEIPIIATDGVRYTVPKKIRVSHMEDSLKVRFRVGAVYSNCYIGVYLDDERILHRKRPVVAPGEMEEIKLTKKQLEEHAGLGSITVKIEEE; encoded by the coding sequence ATGAGAAAATCATATGATTTAGTAATCGTGGGCGGCGGTCCGGCAGGACTTGCGGCAGCAGAGGCGGCCAGGAAGAACGGCGTGGAAAATATGATTATCCTGGAACGTGATAAAGAACTTGGCGGAATCCTTAATCAGTGCATTCACAACGGATTCGGTCTGCATACATTTAAAGAGGAGTTGACAGGCCCCGAGTACGCGCAGCGTTTTATCGACAGGGTAAAGGAATTGGGGATTGAGTATAAGCTGCATACGATGGTCATGGACATTTCCGAGGAAAAAGTGGTCACCGCCATGAACCGGGAAGAGGGAATGTTCGAGATTCAGGCAAAGTCTGTGATCCTCGCCATGGGCTGCCGTGAGAGACCACGTGGAGCCCTGAACATTCCGGGCTACCGTCCGGCAGGTATCTACTCCGCCGGTACGGCGCAGAGACTGGTAAATATGGAAGGCTTTATGCCGGGGCGTGAGGTAGTTATTCTTGGTTCCGGTGATATCGGTCTTATCATGGCAAGACGTATGACGCTGGAAGGCGCTAAGGTGAAGGTAGTTGCCGAGCTGATGCCGTATTCCGGAGGTCTTAAGAGAAATATCGTACAGTGCTTAAATGACTTTGGCATTCCGCTTAAGCTCAGTCATACCGTAGTAGATATTGATGGAAAAGAGCGCGTGAAAGGAATCACTCTGGCAGAGGTAGATAACAAAGGCAAACCGATTCCGGGAACAGAGGAGTATTATTCCTGTGACACATTGCTTTTGTCCGTAGGTCTGCTTCCGGAAAATGAGCTTTCCAAGGACGCAGGCGTGGAATTGTCTCCAGTCACCAACGGACCGGTGGTAAATGAAAGCCTGGAGACCAATATCCCGGGCGTATTTGCCTGCGGAAACGTTCTGCATGTACATGATCTGGTCGACTTCGTATCCGAAGAGGCAGCGGCGGCAGGAAAGAATGCCGCGAGATATATCAAGGGTGAGATCGGTGAAAGTGATGAGAAAGAAATCCCGATCATCGCGACCGACGGCGTGCGCTATACCGTGCCGAAGAAGATTCGCGTGAGCCATATGGAGGATAGCCTCAAGGTTCGTTTCCGTGTGGGCGCTGTTTACTCTAACTGCTATATCGGCGTTTATCTTGACGACGAGCGTATTCTTCACAGAAAACGTCCGGTCGTGGCTCCGGGAGAGATGGAAGAGATCAAACTCACGAAAAAGCAGCTTGAAGAGCATGCCGGACTTGGCAGTATCACAGTGAAGATTGAGGAGGAATAG
- a CDS encoding NAD(P)/FAD-dependent oxidoreductase — translation MYDVVIIGAGVSGSSSARALSRYNLNICVVEKEEDVCCGTSKANSAIAHAGFDAKPGTLMAKLNVQGNKMMPKIAKDLDVPFNPCGSLVVCTKGDDASKLQVLYDQGIANGVEGLKILNEEEVHEMEPNLADDVVAALWAPTAGVICPFILNIAYAENACENGVEFKFDTEVEGIEKIEGGYRLSTTNGPIEAKVVVNAAGVYADKFHNMMANEKIHITPRRGDYCLLDKTAGNLVSRTIFQLPSALGKGVLVSPTVHGNIIVGPTAIDQEDKEATATTQAGINQLITQAGKSVKNIPMRQVITSFAGLRAHEDGHEFIIKELEEAPGFVDCAGIESPGLVSSPAIGEMVKDIVTGILKPTEKEDYKATRKGILDPKTLSIEERNELIKENPAYGNIICRCEKVTEGEIIDAIRRPLGAKSLDGVKRRTRAGMGRCQSGFCSPRTMEILARELGLDMSEITKCGRGSELIVGVNKEME, via the coding sequence ATGTATGATGTAGTTATCATAGGAGCTGGCGTTTCCGGTTCTTCATCTGCAAGAGCATTGTCCAGATATAATCTGAATATTTGTGTGGTAGAGAAAGAGGAGGACGTATGCTGCGGAACTTCAAAAGCGAACAGTGCCATCGCACATGCCGGATTTGATGCAAAGCCGGGAACGCTGATGGCAAAATTAAATGTACAGGGCAACAAGATGATGCCGAAGATTGCAAAAGATCTGGACGTACCTTTCAATCCCTGCGGTTCCCTGGTTGTCTGTACCAAAGGTGATGATGCAAGTAAACTACAGGTGCTTTACGACCAGGGAATTGCCAACGGTGTAGAAGGACTTAAGATTTTAAATGAGGAAGAGGTCCATGAGATGGAGCCGAACCTGGCTGATGATGTGGTCGCTGCACTCTGGGCTCCGACGGCAGGCGTAATCTGCCCGTTCATACTGAACATCGCCTATGCGGAAAATGCATGTGAAAATGGAGTAGAATTCAAGTTTGACACCGAGGTGGAAGGAATCGAAAAGATCGAGGGCGGTTATCGCTTAAGCACCACGAACGGTCCGATCGAGGCGAAGGTAGTGGTAAATGCAGCCGGCGTATATGCCGACAAGTTCCACAATATGATGGCAAATGAGAAAATTCATATTACACCGAGAAGAGGAGACTACTGTCTGCTGGATAAGACAGCAGGAAATCTGGTTTCCAGAACGATTTTCCAGCTTCCCAGCGCACTTGGAAAAGGTGTATTGGTATCTCCGACCGTTCACGGAAACATTATCGTAGGACCGACGGCTATCGACCAGGAGGACAAGGAGGCTACCGCAACGACGCAGGCTGGTATCAATCAGCTCATCACCCAGGCAGGAAAGTCCGTGAAGAATATTCCGATGCGCCAGGTCATCACCTCATTTGCAGGTCTGCGCGCGCATGAGGACGGACATGAATTTATCATTAAAGAACTGGAAGAAGCACCGGGCTTCGTGGATTGTGCAGGAATCGAGTCACCGGGCCTTGTAAGCTCTCCGGCCATCGGCGAGATGGTGAAGGATATCGTGACAGGTATCTTAAAACCGACTGAGAAAGAGGATTATAAGGCGACCAGAAAGGGCATTCTCGATCCGAAGACCTTGTCGATCGAAGAAAGAAATGAACTAATCAAGGAGAATCCGGCGTATGGCAATATCATCTGCCGCTGTGAGAAAGTGACGGAAGGCGAGATCATTGATGCGATCAGAAGGCCTCTCGGAGCAAAATCTCTGGACGGAGTGAAGAGACGTACCCGTGCAGGAATGGGAAGATGTCAGTCGGGCTTTTGTTCACCGAGAACCATGGAAATCCTGGCAAGAGAGCTTGGCCTTGATATGTCTGAGATTACCAAGTGCGGCAGGGGTTCGGAACTGATCGTCGGCGTGAATAAAGAGATGGAGTAA
- a CDS encoding MIP/aquaporin family protein: MLPYLAEFLGTMMLIILGDGVVANVNLNKSGMKGGGSVQITIAWGLAVLVPAFIFGAASGASFNPALTIALACIGNFEWAMVPGYIVAQVAGAFVGACIVYLLFMGQFNATDDPATKRGVFCTAPSIRNMGLNILSEAVGTFVLVFAILGIGNVEGIATGVDKLFVFGIIVSIGMSLGGLTGYAINPARDFGPRLAHALLPIKGKGDSDFAYGIVPIIGPIIGGIVAALLYNAIPW; encoded by the coding sequence ATGTTACCATATTTAGCTGAATTTTTAGGAACCATGATGCTTATCATTTTAGGTGATGGCGTTGTTGCAAACGTAAACCTTAACAAATCAGGAATGAAGGGCGGCGGATCTGTACAGATCACTATTGCATGGGGTCTTGCAGTTCTGGTTCCGGCATTCATCTTCGGCGCAGCATCAGGCGCAAGCTTTAACCCGGCACTTACCATCGCGCTTGCATGTATCGGAAACTTTGAGTGGGCAATGGTTCCTGGATACATCGTTGCTCAGGTTGCAGGAGCTTTCGTAGGCGCATGTATCGTTTATCTTCTGTTCATGGGACAGTTCAACGCGACCGACGATCCGGCGACCAAACGTGGCGTATTCTGTACCGCACCGTCTATCCGCAACATGGGACTTAACATTTTAAGTGAAGCAGTTGGAACCTTCGTTCTTGTATTTGCAATCCTTGGCATCGGCAATGTAGAAGGAATCGCAACAGGCGTTGATAAACTCTTTGTATTCGGTATCATCGTTTCCATCGGTATGTCTCTCGGCGGACTTACCGGATATGCGATCAACCCGGCCCGTGACTTTGGTCCTCGTCTTGCTCATGCATTACTTCCGATCAAAGGAAAAGGCGACTCCGATTTCGCATATGGTATCGTTCCGATCATTGGACCTATCATTGGCGGTATTGTAGCAGCTCTGTTATACAATGCAATTCCGTGGTAG
- the glpK gene encoding glycerol kinase GlpK, with amino-acid sequence MAKYVMALDAGTTSNRCILFNEKGEMCSVAQKEFTQYFPKPGWVEHDANEIWSTQLGVAVEAMSKIGATAEDIAAIGITNQRETTIVWDKATGEPVYHAIVWQCRRTSEYCDSLKEKGLQDKFRDKTGLIIDAYFSGTKVKWILDNVPGVRERAEKGELLFGTVETWLIWKLTKGKVHVTDYSNAARTMLFNITELKWDEEILEEMNIPACMLPEPKPSSCVYGMADESWFGGEIPIGGAAGDQQAALFGQTCFTAGEAKNTYGTGAFLLMNTGETPVFSKNGLLTTIAWGLDGKVNYALEGSIFVAGAAVQWLRDELRLVDTSPDSEYMASKVKDTNGCYVVPAFTGLGAPHWDQYARGTIVGITRGVNKYHIIRATLESLAYQTYDVLKAMEEDSGIKLSALKVDGGASANNFLMQFQADILGTPVNRPVCVETTAMGAAYLAGLAVGYWASKEDVIKNWQISKIFDPSMDEEDRVARTKGWAKAVKYSFGWAKED; translated from the coding sequence ATGGCAAAATATGTAATGGCGCTGGATGCTGGAACGACAAGTAACCGTTGTATTCTTTTCAACGAGAAAGGTGAGATGTGCAGTGTGGCACAGAAAGAGTTCACACAGTACTTCCCGAAACCGGGCTGGGTAGAGCATGACGCTAACGAGATCTGGTCCACACAGCTTGGAGTTGCCGTTGAGGCAATGTCAAAGATCGGGGCAACGGCAGAGGACATTGCAGCAATCGGTATTACGAACCAGCGTGAGACAACGATCGTTTGGGACAAGGCGACTGGAGAGCCGGTATATCATGCGATCGTATGGCAGTGCCGTCGTACTTCAGAGTATTGTGACAGCCTGAAAGAGAAGGGCCTTCAGGATAAATTCAGAGACAAAACAGGACTTATCATTGACGCTTACTTCTCAGGAACGAAAGTAAAATGGATTCTGGACAATGTTCCGGGCGTTAGAGAGAGAGCAGAAAAAGGCGAATTATTATTTGGTACAGTAGAGACCTGGCTGATCTGGAAGCTGACCAAAGGTAAAGTACATGTAACAGATTACAGTAATGCGGCAAGAACCATGCTGTTCAATATTACAGAACTGAAATGGGACGAAGAGATTCTTGAAGAGATGAATATTCCGGCATGTATGCTTCCGGAGCCGAAACCGTCAAGCTGCGTATATGGTATGGCAGATGAGTCATGGTTCGGCGGCGAGATTCCGATCGGCGGCGCAGCAGGCGACCAGCAGGCGGCTCTGTTCGGACAGACCTGTTTCACAGCAGGAGAGGCTAAGAATACATATGGAACAGGTGCGTTCCTTCTGATGAACACAGGCGAGACACCGGTATTCTCCAAGAATGGACTTCTTACTACCATCGCATGGGGACTTGACGGAAAAGTAAACTACGCACTGGAAGGTTCTATCTTCGTAGCAGGTGCGGCAGTTCAGTGGCTTAGAGATGAGCTCCGTTTGGTTGATACCTCACCGGATTCTGAGTACATGGCAAGTAAGGTAAAAGATACCAACGGCTGTTATGTGGTTCCTGCATTTACAGGACTCGGCGCTCCACACTGGGATCAGTATGCAAGAGGAACCATCGTAGGCATTACCCGTGGTGTTAATAAATACCATATTATCCGTGCAACATTGGAATCCCTGGCATATCAGACCTATGATGTATTAAAGGCGATGGAAGAAGATTCCGGAATTAAGCTCTCTGCTCTTAAGGTAGACGGCGGAGCATCGGCGAACAACTTCTTAATGCAGTTCCAGGCAGATATCCTCGGCACACCGGTTAACCGTCCGGTCTGCGTAGAGACGACCGCTATGGGCGCTGCTTACCTGGCAGGTCTTGCAGTTGGATACTGGGCAAGCAAAGAAGACGTAATCAAGAACTGGCAGATTTCCAAGATCTTCGATCCGTCCATGGACGAGGAAGACAGAGTAGCAAGAACCAAAGGCTGGGCAAAGGCTGTTAAATACTCTTTCGGCTGGGCAAAAGAAGATTAA
- a CDS encoding TetR/AcrR family transcriptional regulator C-terminal domain-containing protein, whose product MAGNKTKLKFAQVVQELMEEKSLRKITVNDIVEKSHMTRQAFYYHFHDIYELLEWTCAYELFREEPEPATMKAWILALIDHMQDNRKFYRKIYLEFDERLLEQLLKEEFKKEIRREFFRRNPTDSKWGKEEERDFLRDFLASSCANYLQKWICGYHSGTKEIMAQHMIFLMEYMWNGYYATEKEKKSMKIIAGKYA is encoded by the coding sequence ATGGCGGGTAACAAGACAAAGTTAAAATTTGCACAGGTAGTTCAGGAGTTGATGGAGGAAAAGTCTCTCAGAAAGATCACGGTGAATGACATTGTGGAGAAAAGTCATATGACCCGTCAGGCATTTTATTATCATTTTCATGATATTTATGAATTATTGGAGTGGACCTGCGCATATGAATTGTTCAGGGAGGAACCTGAACCTGCCACGATGAAAGCGTGGATACTGGCGCTGATTGACCATATGCAGGACAATCGTAAATTCTACCGGAAGATTTATCTGGAATTTGACGAGCGGCTTCTGGAACAGCTACTTAAAGAGGAATTTAAAAAGGAGATACGCCGTGAATTTTTCCGGAGAAATCCAACGGACTCAAAATGGGGAAAGGAGGAGGAACGCGACTTCCTGAGAGATTTTCTGGCTTCGTCCTGCGCGAATTATTTGCAGAAGTGGATCTGCGGATACCATTCGGGGACAAAAGAAATAATGGCGCAGCACATGATCTTTCTGATGGAGTATATGTGGAACGGATATTATGCTACGGAGAAAGAAAAGAAGTCTATGAAAATAATTGCGGGAAAATATGCCTGA
- a CDS encoding thioredoxin family protein produces the protein MEGIKAESRLITEELKGQILGVFEKLEKKVVLTGIVDATDEKGRELGELLLVLGSLHPLVKAELYEPGSKKELEELFDPQMRPVCGLFLENGEYTGAAFYGVPGGQELNSLIFAIYNAGSAGQPIEKRLLKKLEKVTKPVHLRTFVSLACHHCPKMVITCQRLCMLSPYISADMVDASLYPQMQEKYKLERVPVTIVNEEERIMGVKTVETIVEIVCDKGSEKKKWFS, from the coding sequence ATGGAAGGAATCAAGGCAGAAAGCCGTCTGATCACAGAAGAACTAAAAGGGCAGATCCTTGGCGTGTTCGAGAAGCTGGAGAAGAAGGTGGTCCTGACAGGGATCGTAGACGCCACTGATGAAAAGGGAAGAGAACTGGGAGAGCTTCTGCTGGTGCTGGGAAGTCTGCACCCACTGGTGAAGGCGGAACTTTATGAGCCTGGCAGTAAGAAAGAGCTGGAGGAGCTTTTTGATCCGCAGATGCGTCCGGTATGTGGCCTGTTCCTGGAAAATGGCGAATACACCGGAGCGGCATTCTACGGCGTGCCGGGCGGACAGGAGCTGAATTCACTGATTTTTGCCATTTACAATGCAGGAAGCGCAGGACAGCCCATAGAGAAACGGCTGTTAAAGAAACTGGAAAAGGTGACGAAACCGGTACATCTTCGCACCTTTGTGTCCCTGGCGTGCCATCATTGTCCTAAGATGGTCATCACCTGTCAGAGACTGTGCATGCTGTCGCCCTATATCTCGGCAGATATGGTCGATGCGTCACTTTATCCCCAGATGCAGGAGAAGTATAAACTGGAACGTGTTCCGGTGACGATCGTGAACGAGGAAGAGCGGATTATGGGAGTCAAAACGGTGGAAACTATTGTGGAAATTGTATGTGATAAGGGCAGTGAAAAGAAAAAATGGTTCTCATAA
- the ahpC gene encoding alkyl hydroperoxide reductase subunit C translates to MSFINFELEDFSVQAYYKKDFCRITKEDLLGHWSILFFYPADFTFVCPTELSDLEDYYEEFKEAGCEIYSVSCDTHFVHKAWADASETIARVEYPMLADPTAKLAKMMDVYIPEEGQAYRGTFIINPEGRVKAYEVHDNGIGRNASELLRKLQAAQFVAEHGDEVCPAKWKPGEETLMPSLDLVGML, encoded by the coding sequence ATGAGCTTTATTAATTTTGAATTGGAAGATTTCAGCGTACAGGCTTATTACAAAAAAGATTTTTGCAGGATTACGAAGGAGGATCTTCTGGGCCACTGGTCCATTTTGTTCTTCTATCCTGCAGATTTCACTTTTGTATGCCCCACGGAGCTGAGTGACCTTGAGGACTATTACGAAGAATTCAAGGAAGCGGGCTGCGAGATTTACTCCGTATCCTGCGACACCCATTTTGTACACAAGGCGTGGGCAGACGCCTCGGAGACCATCGCCCGCGTCGAATATCCGATGCTGGCGGACCCGACGGCGAAGCTGGCAAAAATGATGGACGTATACATTCCGGAGGAAGGACAGGCGTATCGAGGAACCTTTATCATTAACCCCGAAGGCAGGGTCAAGGCTTATGAGGTCCATGACAACGGAATCGGAAGAAATGCATCGGAGCTGCTGAGAAAACTGCAGGCGGCGCAGTTCGTGGCGGAGCATGGCGATGAGGTGTGCCCGGCTAAATGGAAACCGGGAGAGGAAACCCTGATGCCAAGTCTCGATCTGGTGGGAATGTTGTAG